A DNA window from Hoplias malabaricus isolate fHopMal1 chromosome 5, fHopMal1.hap1, whole genome shotgun sequence contains the following coding sequences:
- the zgc:112334 gene encoding rab GDP dissociation inhibitor beta isoform X2, with translation MAEFDVAVLGTGLKECVLSGLLSICGKKVLHIDQNPHYTGECASISPLKELYQRFQVPGPPKGMGMGKEWTIDLIPKFLMSTDLMGIFDKRRFRKLLLFVLNFDEHDPRTFLDMDPHRTSARDMFRHFDLGTDVVEIIGHALALQSCDDYMDQPCLQTINRIKLYSDSLARYDHSPFLYPLYGLRELPQGFSRLSSQNGCTYLQNRQVDEIITENSRVVGVKTHGEVFRCKQLLCDPSYAPGRVRKVGRVIRVICLLNHPIRNTHDAKSCHIIIPHTQIHRKSDIYVCMLSYGHNMAPEGKYIAVVSTNVETDSPEKEVQSALALLEPIMQKFISVTDLMVPTDDGRRSQIFVSRSYDATTHSETECDDIKDLFRRMTGAEFSFEDFHRDIDPDD, from the exons ATGGCAGAATTTGATGTTGCAGTGCTTGGCACTGGGCTTAAG GAGTGTGTCCTCTCCGGCCTGCTGTCCATCTGTGGGAAGAAAGTTCTACACATTGATCAGAACCCACATTATACAGGAGAATGTGCTTCTATATCCCCTCTGAAAGAG CTCTATCAGAGGTTTCAGGTTCCAGGGCCTCCTAAGGGAATGGGAATGGGCAAAGAATGGACCATCGACCTAATCCCAAAATTTCTGATGTCCACTG ATCTGATGGGAATATTTGATAAGCGCCGTTTCAGGAAGCTTCTGCTGTTTGTTCTAAACTTTGACGAACACGACCCTCGGACGTTTCTGGACATGGACCCACACAGAACCAGTGCCAGGGATATGTTTAGACACTTCGACCTGGGGACAGATGTAGTGGAGATTATTGGCCATGCACTGGCCCTGCAGAGCTGTGATga ttaTATGGATCAGCCATGTCTACAAACCATAAACCGGATCAAACTTTACTCTGACTCTTTGGCCCGTTATGACCACAGTCCTTTCCTCTACCCACTCTATGGCCTCAGAGAGCTGCCTCAGGGATTCTCCAG GTTAAGCTCCCAGAATGGATGCACATACCTGCAGAATCGACAGGTTGATGAGATCATCACGGAGAACAGCAGAGTGGTGGGGGTGAAGACTCACGGAGAG GTATTCCGCTGTAAGCAGCTGCTGTGTGACCCCAGTTATGCTCCAGGGCGAGTGAGGAAAGTGGGCCGGGTCATCAGGGTTATCTGCCTCCTGAATCATCCAATCAGAAACACGCATGATGCCAAATCGTGTCACATCAtcatcccacacacacagatccacaGGAAATCAG ATAtctatgtgtgtatgttgtcCTATGGTCATAACATGGCTCCTGAGGGGAAGTACATTGCAGTGGTCAGTACAAATGTGGAGACCGATAGCCCTGAGAAAGAGGTGCAGTCAGCTCTAGCTCTGCTGGAGCCAATCATGCAGAA GTTTATCTCTGTCACTGACCTGATGGTTCCCACAGATGATGGGAGGCGGAGTCAG aTTTTCGTTTCTCGATCGTACGATGCCACCACACACTCTGAGACGGAGTGTGACGACATTAAGGACCTGTTCCGTCGTATGACGGGGGCAGAATTTAGCTTTGAGGATTTCCACAGAGACATTGACCCTGATGATTAA
- the zgc:112334 gene encoding rab GDP dissociation inhibitor beta isoform X1, protein MAEFDVAVLGTGLKECVLSGLLSICGKKVLHIDQNPHYTGECASISPLKELYQRFQVPGPPKGMGMGKEWTIDLIPKFLMSTGELVKMLLYTEVTRYLDFKVVESSFVYQAGKIHKVPITEAEAQASDLMGIFDKRRFRKLLLFVLNFDEHDPRTFLDMDPHRTSARDMFRHFDLGTDVVEIIGHALALQSCDDYMDQPCLQTINRIKLYSDSLARYDHSPFLYPLYGLRELPQGFSRLSSQNGCTYLQNRQVDEIITENSRVVGVKTHGEVFRCKQLLCDPSYAPGRVRKVGRVIRVICLLNHPIRNTHDAKSCHIIIPHTQIHRKSDIYVCMLSYGHNMAPEGKYIAVVSTNVETDSPEKEVQSALALLEPIMQKFISVTDLMVPTDDGRRSQIFVSRSYDATTHSETECDDIKDLFRRMTGAEFSFEDFHRDIDPDD, encoded by the exons ATGGCAGAATTTGATGTTGCAGTGCTTGGCACTGGGCTTAAG GAGTGTGTCCTCTCCGGCCTGCTGTCCATCTGTGGGAAGAAAGTTCTACACATTGATCAGAACCCACATTATACAGGAGAATGTGCTTCTATATCCCCTCTGAAAGAG CTCTATCAGAGGTTTCAGGTTCCAGGGCCTCCTAAGGGAATGGGAATGGGCAAAGAATGGACCATCGACCTAATCCCAAAATTTCTGATGTCCACTG GAGAGCTGGTAAAAATGCTGTTGTACACAGAGGTGACACGATATTTGGATTTTAAAGTGGTGGAGAGCAGCTTCGTTTATCAAGCTGGAAAAATCCACAAAGTTCCCATCACTGAGGCAGAGGCACAAGCTTCAG ATCTGATGGGAATATTTGATAAGCGCCGTTTCAGGAAGCTTCTGCTGTTTGTTCTAAACTTTGACGAACACGACCCTCGGACGTTTCTGGACATGGACCCACACAGAACCAGTGCCAGGGATATGTTTAGACACTTCGACCTGGGGACAGATGTAGTGGAGATTATTGGCCATGCACTGGCCCTGCAGAGCTGTGATga ttaTATGGATCAGCCATGTCTACAAACCATAAACCGGATCAAACTTTACTCTGACTCTTTGGCCCGTTATGACCACAGTCCTTTCCTCTACCCACTCTATGGCCTCAGAGAGCTGCCTCAGGGATTCTCCAG GTTAAGCTCCCAGAATGGATGCACATACCTGCAGAATCGACAGGTTGATGAGATCATCACGGAGAACAGCAGAGTGGTGGGGGTGAAGACTCACGGAGAG GTATTCCGCTGTAAGCAGCTGCTGTGTGACCCCAGTTATGCTCCAGGGCGAGTGAGGAAAGTGGGCCGGGTCATCAGGGTTATCTGCCTCCTGAATCATCCAATCAGAAACACGCATGATGCCAAATCGTGTCACATCAtcatcccacacacacagatccacaGGAAATCAG ATAtctatgtgtgtatgttgtcCTATGGTCATAACATGGCTCCTGAGGGGAAGTACATTGCAGTGGTCAGTACAAATGTGGAGACCGATAGCCCTGAGAAAGAGGTGCAGTCAGCTCTAGCTCTGCTGGAGCCAATCATGCAGAA GTTTATCTCTGTCACTGACCTGATGGTTCCCACAGATGATGGGAGGCGGAGTCAG aTTTTCGTTTCTCGATCGTACGATGCCACCACACACTCTGAGACGGAGTGTGACGACATTAAGGACCTGTTCCGTCGTATGACGGGGGCAGAATTTAGCTTTGAGGATTTCCACAGAGACATTGACCCTGATGATTAA